In one window of Heptranchias perlo isolate sHepPer1 chromosome 4, sHepPer1.hap1, whole genome shotgun sequence DNA:
- the LOC137320589 gene encoding transmembrane protein 215-like, with protein MRPDNINPRTGLVVALVSVFLVFGFMFTVSGVRGETLGDIPLIAIGPAIFLPGLAAILLAKKTDGCSKWPARCCRTTKGDAEDQLLGDQSDGGSCQDVSKVSTRTQTPEVENEGFAVDSKSLIRKSDQEAARRYLESYYPSGAFNYCVFDRLCSNRDSAFYTSVYSTRDSVVYSPRDSMVYSRYYCCYPSPGEARHVRLCWDYETIV; from the coding sequence ATGAGACCTGACAACATCAACCCTAGGACCGGGCTAGTGGTGGCTCTGGTTAGCGTCTTCCTGGTGTTTGGTTTTATGTTCACGGTGtctggagtgaggggggagactcTGGGAGACATTCCTCTCATTGCCATCGgacctgccatcttcttgccagGCTTGGCTGCTATCCTCTTGGCCAAGAAGACGGACGGATGCTCCAAGTGGCCGGCCCGCTGCTGTCGCACCACCAAAGGAGATGCCGAGGACCAGCTCCTGGGCGACCAGAGCGACGGGGGGAGCTGCCAGGACGTGTCCAAGGTCAGCACCAGGACCCAGACTCCCGAGGTCGAGAACGAGGGGTTCGCCGTGGACTCCAAGAGCCTGATCAGGAAGAGCGACCAAGAAGCGGCCAGGAGATACCTGGAGAGCTACTATCCGTCCGGCGCCTTCAACTACTGCGTGTTCGACCGGCTCTGCTCCAACCGGGACAGTGCCTTCTACACCAGCGTCTACTCTACCCGGGACAGTGTGGTCTACTCTCCCAGGGACAGTATGGTCTACAGCAGGTATTACTGCTGTTACCCCAGCCCGGGAGAAGCCCGGCACGTTAGACTTTGCTGGGACTACGAGACAATAGTGTGA